The segment GCCCgtaaaagaaatgtcatgAAATGTCTATCAGTTTTAAtaagttttgcaataattgattttacaatGCTAAATAGTCGCAATTTGTGAAATACAAGTTGTCTtctgacaaaatttttttattttataatacgatatttttcaatacgaTTTGATTAGCGGTAAAAAGTCGTGCACTTCAGTGAAATTCacaaagaatagaaaaatgtttaaaagcaAAAGGGTGGAGGAAAAACCGGGCGTCTTTCGAAATTTACGCGCTCGTAAAAGTCGAGCACCATCGGAGCGCGCTCTATCTATCTTTATCTCTTATACGAAAAGCAACCGCAGAGGTTCCGATCCGAATGCATACGCGATGCATCCTCTGCCGCGGGTTGCATGTCTGCGCAGGTACGCACACGACTTTGTGAAGTGGTGAGATCGAAGATTTAACCGACGGCGGCAGTTGAGATTCGACGCTTGCGAATTTTTAACAGTGCGCCGTTAGCCGAAGTCGATTGGCTAAGAAGATTCAAGGCTGAGAACCTCTGAGGTTTAAGACGCCATTACACCCCTCGGGGCTGTCGGCCGACGCCCCTAAAACTATATTAAACTCCCGGAAATCTTGCGCGCGCGAGGGTGCTTCGTCTCCGCTAATTCTCCCGCCCTGTCGCTCGCGCATTCGCCCTGTGCGAGCGCAGCAAGTTCGACCGTCCCCTTCGCACATCCCTCTTGCGTCCGAAACTTACTCTCGAGAACGAGAAACCAAGACGGCATTTTGATCGACTCTCTCTATAAAACCGTGTGCGTTGCCAATTGCGATAATTTCGCTTATATAGAGAGTATCTTGATTTAGCAATTtagatttctatatttttctcattcatatatatacatataaaaattgaaatatttattactgatattaataatggatATAGCAATTGtgtaattctttaaatatttcattaagtTCAGAGTATCAAAATACAAGTGCTTCTTCGAGATATCGTGTACAATattgataatgataaaaataaatctcactTGCGCCAAATATTGATTTGAACGCATTGGAACTACTACGtctttaaatttagaaaaaggaACAATTCGAACAGgagtaatatttaaagaaatgtaaaCGAGAAAGActgaaatagaaaaagaaaaagtgctGGAAAGAGATAGATGGAAGCGGTGGTATGGAGAAGGTGAACCGGACGCTGGCCGAGGCATTGATTTCTTCTCGTCTTCATCGACCACGTTCCGAGCCTCTTGGGGCGTCTCTACCCTCTAACTGAAATCTTCGCGAGAGACGGGAGGAGGGTGGAATCGAAGAAGAGCGCCACGTCTCATATTTCATATCGAGGACAGCATGGATTTTCTTCCGTATCTTCAAAGCTCGCGCAAGGATTACCCGAGGATATCAATCAGACCGCTGCTTCTGTAGCGCGGTACACGTCTCAGCGACTGGCgagcaaaaaatattggagAGATATGATTGGAGAACCGACAGAAATTACTACATTCCTGATATCCTGCCAAAATGTACCACCCGGTTTTATATGTTCTAGAGAGCATAAATTCTTTTCTGGACAtttgaatttttgataaaaaattttgtgcgaagtaatataaaaagttagtGCGAAAAAAAGTTAGCTCGAAATAAATAGGAAATgggaaattttgtaaaagataattaaataatatataatgttcattaattacaaaacttataattaaataacatacgTATCTATTTgaagatttattaaagtaagaaaattctaattttataaaggttattaattatattgaactACTGATGAgggataaaatttttattttgctagtctattattatttctagaacaaaaattaaagcTATGTTTGATATAGACAGATAGTCGCATCAATTTTTTGATGAAGATATTTGACGGAAAACGACACtggaaaaaatctattttcggTGAATTCCCAATGCACTGCCGATATTTTGTCGTCGTGtgaagtacaaaataaaaaacgcgaACACGAATACTCCCGTGTCCGCTGTATACAGATATACCGATTTACAAGCGGCTGTTACTGGTCTCCAATTTCGCACTGAGTCACGTTTGTGTTTACTAGTTTACGCCCACGTCAGCCATGATTTTACGCCCCATTCCGACGAAACACGGGAATCCCTCACTGCAAAGATAGGTGAAACGATCGATCGCAAAAAGATGCCGATTAAACCAATTCCAATGTGCACCGATTTTGATAGATAAGTTTCTGAATATAATCAAATCTAATTCTCagaaatcaattataatattttagcgtctaagaaaagagaaaagaaatcaaAAAGTATCACAACTTGAAAAATTCTCTTGATAATCTTTTTCCttgattaatttaacataacatctatataatattcaataaaacaaaattatttaataaatattaatataatttctttcttttctgaCAAATTCTTATCGTTTCACTAGTTGGTTTAGTTTGGTCCAAAAAGTTTagtagattttatattaaaaactttgaaaatgcACAGACGTTGGACATGTCCTGATaacgtaataaatttgtatagaaAGAAACGCATAAGGATTTACATAGAACCGGTATGTGTAACATTTGCAAGTCGCAAATTCCCTGAATCGCGCTGTCGTTGCTGTTGCCCCTCAGGGCAATACCTACGCGGACAACGTATCCAACGAATGTAAAACGGTGGCACACGTATGCCGTCTACACATGTACGTTCGTGCGGTTTTAACCGCCCGCGGAAAAACGACTATCGCTATCCGCAGGCATcggtgaaataataaatattgcaggTGTGTCGAATCAGCGAATCTATCTGCTTCTGCAGAGATATCTGCACTTGCGACTGAATTGATTTGCATTTGAAATGCGAGCGAATTTTTGTCGTCTAAATTTGTCGCGTTAGAATTTACGTATTTCTCGATAATCTTTATTAATGAATCCAttcataattacataaatcaGCAAATAATTCGTTTCACACACGATGCATGTTTGaagtatttaataagattattgatcaaataactaaaaagcaaagttatattcataaattatgtgCTTACGCccagttttatttttgcataattgaaTCTTAAATCGGCAGCGTATTGCGTTTTGTAACAGTAATTTCGGTAAGAGCGGCTAGAGAACAGGAATCAAGGGAAGGAAGAAGGAAACATGATACCAGGACTAAGTCCGTTAGCTCCTTAGTGCTTTCGGTATACCGCAGGGATCCGCGGTAATAATCCTCTCCCGGACGATCGTGGCGGATGTATggctattaaattattagcgCGTCGATCAACATTAGGAATCGTGACAAATCCGATCTATGCCATCCGCGCTAAGACTCCTCTTACCATTGCTTATGTGCGCGCAGCTTAATTGCCAATTGTGCCTCGAAACTGCTTCGTCTTTTATCCCTTGTGTTTCCTCTTCGtggttattaataaatgaccCATTGATACGAAAGTAATTGTTTCAAATGCCGGAGTGATAGCGATGCGAGGGGAAATGCTAGTTGGTGTAGCAATGTTTAAGTTTACGCGCGCTCCTTTCTTTAAAtctgaaatgtttaattttaatcgagTTCCATTTCCATTATTCTTATGTACGCGAAACCGCGAACGATATTCCGGCGCCAATGACGCGGCTAAACTCACATAACTCTAAAATATGATGCCGTCGATATATCCGGGATAACGTTAAAACAAATTGATTGCATCGACTGCGTCCATTGCCGCAACCACCTCGCAGCAACAGCCCtcacaataaataacaataactaACGACCGAGCCCCTGATCGCCGGTGAACATCACGCTCGCCCCGCACCCCCGCGTTGTACATGAGCATATCAAAACCCATCCCGGCGTTCGTATATGCGCGCGGCCTCAAGTGACGAGCAGGGAGAGCCGGCGATGCACGGACGCGCCGATGCTGCTGCGCGCTCCGGGTGCAGTTAATTTCACCCGCGCCCGGGCTGGTTGTTCGAGTGGGTGGTTACGCGGATAGGCCGAAGAGCGAAAAAGGGGGGTGGCGACGGTTTTGAGGGGCTTAGGGGGGGTCGATGGTGGTGAGATATATACCGGCGGTAAAAGGGGGAGAGACGGCGGGGGGGTGTAGCACAGAAGTGGCGAACGAGAGGCAGGGTGGCAGGAACGGCCGGAGGGGCTTGACGTGCTCCCGGCATGTCGATATCCCTGGAAATTTAATCATGCCGTTCCACTATGAACATCGCGCGGCGCGCCACTCGACGAGCGCTATATGGATGACGCCTCGGTCCCGTGGAACGTTATACCGGCGAATTTGCATGTTTAATGCGATATCGGTTGCTTGCGCGCCGCGCCCGCGTCcgcgctcgctctctctctctctctctcacaccgGCACGACATTAAATATAGCGCTGTTTCGTTCGCCGACGTCAACGTGTTGTCTAAGGAGCGCGCTTTTACCGAAGCCATCGTCGCCGGTAAATCTCACGAACGTAAATTTTGCCGGAGATAACGGCTTACGGGTGTGCATTGTCAAAAACAGCGgatattaagttttattattaatttggtACCTGAATTATAGAAGGGGCAAATAAAATGTCATTGATGTTAAGCTTATTCAGAAGCGTGGCAAAGTATATTCtattctcttttaatttttcattactcATTCcatgactttttttttattacttcacAACTTTTATACAACGTTCTCAATGAACTATCCTTCCAAATCAAAAACAATGACCACACCCAGCGATAAGAGGCTCGAACAGTGCCCTAAATAATAGTGTCCAATTAACCCGCACCCCTATCCGGAAGACATTCTTTGAGAATCGCAAACAATAATACAACCGCGACTGATTAACTCAATTACAGCCGCTACTACGTGCTGGTTCTACGTGCCgtgtaaatatgttttttaccGCTTATGATCCGACGTGCGCCAGGACAGCGCGGTGCGTCGTTAACGAGCCGTAAAGACGGAAGCGAGACGAGAAGGGCCGAAGCTGTCAGGCCCCTTGCACAGCGGGGCCAGGGGAGAAGGGTAGACCGGTCCTCCGACCATGTCGTGAAGTTTAAACAGCTTAGAGGGATGTTGCGGCGCTCCCGATGCTTGGGGCGCCAAGTCAGCCGGAAACCTCTAATAGCCCCGTCTGTCTGTGAGGAAAGGAGCGAGagcaagaaagaaagagagagagagagagtgtgtgtgtgggACATCGTAGCCGGGGATGGGGTTCACAAGCATGCTATGAACGCGGCCGCAAAGGTGCCCGTACAGGTTGTATCTCCGCGAGTATACGATAACCGCACCCTCGAGGCGAGCCCGAGGGAAACGCGTCCGACCAGGTATTCGCGTACGTCGCAGCCGCAACTGAATTCATAATTTGGGAGGGGCGCGCCTCGTGCCTACCGCCTGggataattattaatcgtgTTACGAACGCGATACCGCGGTGTGTGTTTATCGAAAATTACGCGGATGTTTTAATGCGCCAGCAGTATTTCGCAAATGCTTTTTACTCACGGAAAGGTCTTGCATAAATAATCGTGcgcgataatatttttcgaaagtaTATCTACAAAAttctatacaattaaatataatcgagACAATTGTTTGACGCTTGTTCGAGCCACGCGCTGAGAAGTTAATGTAACGAAGAAAGCAAAAGTGATGAAgcttatcataataataatagagagTAATGGTAAGATAAGACGCTTTTATTGCATGTCGACTAAATTTCACGGAGGAAATTCGGTCATCAGCCAAAGATTACAAGTAGCAGTAAATGCATAATGTGCAAAAGGCAGGCGCCAGAGCTTCGATGCAGTTGTGTTTACGTATAGCCAACGTCATAGCGTAATAAAGTAGTGGATGACCTCGACGATTCCAATTAATTGTCCCAGTCATTGCGAGTGTTTTAATGGATATCGTATTACGGAGTCTTTTACGATGCTTTAATTTCTTTCGCGATAACGTGTACGAATATTGTTTGACGTGTATGACGCATATTAAACACATACCGTACATTTTTCTACATCAGAAAGCTATAAAAacgtaaatcatatttatcatCTGTTAAAATGTTACGAAAACCGACATATGTTTCTgctcatattattatatttcgaaataatctGAAACAAGTatctctaaattatttaacagtagccaattaaaaatttacaagtttTGTTTGGATGAatgaaaaaggaagagaagtAATTGCGTTAAGAACAATGGCTCCATTGTCAGAAAATATCGCGACAGACGTCTCAGAGAGTGCCGAACATACGGTCGAAATAGAAACATTCAATGAAAAGATCGAAAAGTACACAGAATGCACTCATTCCTACCCGTCCTCCCTTTTGCTTCGATCCATCGACTTTACTTTGCACCAACTGCGGACAGGTTGTGTTTATTGTGAAAACATAAAGGGCACGATCACGCGTGTGTAGATAAGGCCGCGTATACACTGCGAATTGATCATCCCGATGACAGAGGGACGATGATTTTGATCGATAATGCTCTGCTCCTCTGTAATCACTTGTTGTCGCCGCGACAAGTCAGAAATCGTGTGGTTCGCATTTGAAGTGCTGAGAATGATACATTTTTGAAACGCGGTCGGCGTTGGTTAGTTCGTATCGAGTTTCccatgcaattattatttcttacagATAATGAATTGAaagtattattgaaaaaaaaaaacttgcgtTTTTGCAGGAAATCTGTGGCAGCGACGATTAATTTTGACGCAATAATTTGATCAACTATCGCGATTATGTAATGCAATGTATTTATTAGAGCGGGCAGCGTCGCACGAAGCCGGGGCTATGAAAACTTACCCACCCGCCAAGCCATCCCGCGAAGCTCCGAAAATATTCTGCCGCCCCACCCAAAGACATTCTGCTGGTGTTTTCTCATCGGAGAGGCTCGTGACCACTTGCCGGTCTGTCACTTCGCTCGTCAACCCCTTTGCAACGACCGTGCACTTGACTCGCCGCGGCCCCCCCTCCTCGTCGCGCCCCACACCCCCGAAAACATTCGCCTAACTGCGAAGGTAACGCGAAGTAACGCTCCGACCCCTCGTAGCCTATTCCGGCTTGCCGGCTCGCGCACGAACAATATTTGCAGAGCTCTTATTCCCATCCCCCGGTGAACGGCGGCGCTTCGAACCCTCCCCCCGCTCGCTCGAGCCACCCGTTTCTCTTTCCACCCCTCGTGTGCACCAGCAAccacctacctacctacctaatAATGATTTTACGTTACGCCACGCCGTTCCCCGGGGAATCCGACGGTGCCGCACCCTTATTGCACATGGCCCGTGCTCGGTACGTGGGGTACGCAGGCAGTCGGCCGAAGGGGGgttgaagagagagaaagagagagagagagagagacctgATTATCATTAGCAACGGAGTCCCAGAACACCCTCGGTGCCGCCTGCCGCACGTACGCACGCAGCCAGCGCGTCGTTCGAGGTCGTGGGAGCAACGAGATTTGTTCGTgcgtatgataaaaaaaaggagaaaaaaagagagatcgCGCGTCGAGGGTAAAAACAGACCGCCGGATCGATCTAGTGTGTACAAGCTACTAGAGGTGTGTAACTTATCGGAGGAACGGTGAAACAGATTTCAAtctaaacttttatttcacataaaatgatttaaacaTTCTTAACAGCTCTCGTCTGATGCGATGACAAGTAATAATTACTGTAACTTCCAATTCATATATAATGACGATATATCGCGTGTCTCGAATCACGTATATTGAAAGATGctttcgcgaaataaaaaatgttggaaAAAGACACGAGGCATGCGTTCACCGCCGGAGAAAAAGCTGTCCCTCGAGAGAGCGAAAGATTCCTATGGAAACAAGAACTCGGACTCGTCCTCGTTTCACGGCGCAATTGCCACGAGCAGACCGTGAACATCATTGGTCGGCGCTCTCACGACGTCTCTCTGAATTTTTCATCCTCCtgaataatgaattaaatggTTCATGGCGACCCTCCGGCGCGGAGGGCAGTGGTGCGTGTAGATGGACACAACTGCGTGCAACACAAAGATTCGTGGGTGGTCCCGCAAGGCTGTTAGAAAAGTCTGCGGAAGTGACCATCGCTTTGTATCCTGTTACGTTAAGTCTTCTCCTCCCGGCCGTTTCGGGGACCGTGGAATGAGCGTCGCGAGGGGGTGGAGGGCAACGGAGTGACGGCAGGATGGAGTAACGTGGGGGAGGACAAGGTGATAATTTGATAAGACATCGGGAGGGGTTGCCATGGAGACGATACAAAACCCAGAGCCTCGACCGGAACCCTCCAGCAGGCGCTTTCTCTCCTTCGTCGCTCTCTCCACCCTCGAGAAACCTACTCCTTCAAGACTTCGCTCCATCAGCCCGTAGACACCGAAGTGTCAAGTGTCCTGCCGCCTTACGCGCGAGTCTCCTTTCTCGCTTCGGACCTCAGTCGCACGTAGGACTGCGACGCGTTCGACATTGATGCGTGCTGTCGAGGACAAATACGCAACGGAtacgagagaaagaaataatcttaatttgttcttcaaagaaatgtgaataatatttctgcaaaaaattgTCGTCGATGCTTTAAACGTAAATGACTTCTAACTTCTATAATTATAGCACAgagaatacattaaaaatgttgacgAAAAATTCTCGCCACTTTAATTACAATCTCGAAAGAATATTCCATCATTCTGTAATCAATAGTTCAAGTAGCTTTTCGCTGGACGAGATGAAATGACCCACCCGTGTCCCGCGCAAACTCCGCGTTGCGTCACAGCAAAGTTCTATTCCAAAATTAGGAAGGCCACGATACtgcccccctcccccccctccacCAAATTGTGGGAGTAAAGGACGAGAAGGCTGCAGGAGAGACGGGAGATAGGGAAGCACCCCGAAAGACATTACGATTATTACCGAGCGAAGCTCACAATGTGGGACTCGACGGCATCTCTGAAATGCACTGGCCACATGTGCTGTATTCAACCGAATCCTCTCGCAAGGATTCTGCCGTCCAGACGGTCAGctgcattatttattgtacCGACTTGCCAGACTAATTGATCCTTTACGTCCCCTCAATAACGATACCCATCGGAATCACGAGCGCGATTTTAATATAACGTCCGACAGCTTAACGAGCTGTCCAAAGATGGGATAATTGCATACCGAGCGAATTCAATCCGCGTAATTTTAGCATTTCGGTCCGATTAAATAAAGCGATGTAAGAATATTTAGTCGACGGGCTAAAAGTTTCGTTTATAATCATGTTTGtgtataattgatatttttatcaaaagtcTATGAGTTTATGTTGCAATTATTTGCGGagttaaagtgaaaaataacgcgtgataaataattaatcgtttATGTAGCgcacattaataattttgagttCGCTAAACTTTTTCACTAATTGCGTGAAATATAAGTACGGAGAGATTAAATCTGTCGACTTTAACGAGAAATAAAGATTTGTAAATCACTCACCGGTGTGTATGTAGGTGTGCTTCTTCATGTCGCTCTTTTGGTGGAATCGCTTGCCGCAAAACTGGCAGGGATATGGTCTCGTGTCTGAATGAATTAGAAGGTGAGTGCTGAGGGTGCTGGATCTCTTGAAGGCTTTACCGCATTGCTTGCACTCGAATACCTTCTCCGCGGAGTGCACAGCTCTGTGCTGCGTGAGGCTGATTTCGTGGCCGAAGGTTTTGTTGCACAGCTCGCACGCGAATGGTCGTTTGCCGTTGTGCGATCGTCTCGCATGTACCTGTACACGCAAATTGACATCTTTAAGCATCCTAAAATACACAGCAAAATGTGAATCAACGACCGCGGCAGCTTAGAGAAGCCTGCGGCAACGAAAGCAAACAATTCGGATGGAAAAATACATGGAAAGCAggttagaaattattttctcacaAACAGGGAAAGATGTTTTTTTGCACAATACAGATtgtttagatataaaaataaaaagatgatacTTTGGACGTAGAAATTACCGCAGCGCATAAAATTCACAGTAATAAAGTCGTCAGAATGCACAGAATGTACGCGAGTGTACGTCAGCGTCGAGCAAATCAGAAATGAATCAAAACAACCGGCAGAATTGTGAGTCTGGGAAAAAAGTGCACGCCGAGcgcgtatgtgtgtatgtaccTCGAGACCATGCGGCGTGCTGAACATCTTGTCGCATTTGACGCAGCTGTAAACGTCGCCGAGCGGATGAGGATGATGCAGGCCGTGCGCCGTGTGTGTCGAATGCAATCCTGGATGACCCGGATGAACGCCGCGCAGCAACGGGTGCAGGTGCGGCGGCAGAAGATGATGCGGCAGCAGCTGGGGGTGCAGGTACGAAAGAGGATGATGCGGATGAGGCGGTAGGAGTCCGCCCTGAAGATGCAGCGGCGGATAGAGGATGGACGAGCCGGGTGGCGGCGGATGAGCGCCCAAGGAGGCGGTCTCCCGATGCGGAGACGCGTTCTGTAGATGAGCGGAAGGCGGATCCGGCCTGAGAAGAGCCGACACGCTGAAACTGTCGCCGGATTTCTTCGGCGGATGCGACACAGGCGACGTCGCGACGCTGAcgggcgacggcgacggcgtcGACGACGATCGCGGCGGACTCGAGGTACCCTCGTGATCGTCTTCGTCGCCGACTTCTTCGACGTCCACGTCGACCTCCTCTTCACCGACGTCGACATCCACCtcggcgtcgcgacgctcgGGCGGAGGAGAATCGGGACAGGGAGATTGCGACGGCGATGGACTCCTCGTCGCCGGCGAACCCACCAAACGACCCACTCCAAAAGATAGCCGTtctataatgtattatttaattttattgtatcggGCTGGTTTCTTTTTCTGTTCTGTTCAATTCGGTCGATTAATCTTTCTATTGTAAATTGAAATACTCTAGATTTGACTCGGCAGCATAACGATCAATTTTGCGTTTATAGATTTCGCACTTTCGAGGTGGACATTTCGTAATCAATAAACCAAAGTTTATACGCCAGTCACGAGACCAAGATGGCCAATGACTGTGCGGACGGTAGTAGGTACGTCACGTATAAAGTACACGCGGGATGTCAGGTACGGAGGAATCCGAAAAAGGAAGACGTCGGGTAAATACAGTTTTTCTGGCGCAAGGACCGGACCGGAATGAAATTTGAGTCACGTACTGGGCCTTCTTTCCCCAGCATGCCGGCGCGAGGGTGTTTAAGAGACGGTCAGGGCACGAGAGGTCGTGACAGGGTCTCATGTTGCGCTAACGAGGTATCGCAAAGAGAGAGCCGAATAGTGAGGTGCCGAGAGCGAAATGTACTTCCGCGATGTTTCGCGAAGCAGTGTCTTTAATGAAATCCCCCGCACACTCTTGCGGAATTCTTCATCCGGCGCAATGTCACGAGTCGTGATTAATCCTTAACAGCATAGTGAGATAAAATTATGCTTGAGTGATAACATGATGAGAAACATCGCACGTCTCTAGTTGCAGTAAATTTTTTCcactatattatttattatatatttttgcatgatGCAACAATTGCACAATAGTccgaaagtaaatttttattatagtacTATTATAGTCGTTATCAATCATTAATGCAATCATGTGCTAGATGATATGTCACATAATTATAGCTCTGATGTCCCatgattgtttaatttataacgaGGAGATTAAGCTTTTATCATTAttggaatattatattaatattttcacggTGACAGTTGCAAATTGCATCGCAATTTCGGTATCGCGTGTCAATCGGAATTTGCTGTACTCTCTGATTATCAAATCGATGATTTTCGACGCAGCTTTGATTTGTATATCGCGTCATTTTATCTGTCGACCTGTTCAAACGAAATATGATTCAATCGTGAATTTTGATGTGTTTGTTAGATTAAGCACGCCGAATATATTTGCTTTGTTTCGTTATCATTGTGACATAGATCCGACGAAAAATTTTGGAGAAATCTAGATTCGATTACAAGATATGATTAGCAGAGTGTAAAATGCGactcatttcttttttgcattatCTTGGATAAGcatctatatattttgaatgttataaaaaattgttttttttgcgttgttaaaaattgaatagttatcaattttattagatttctaATTAGgacttaaataatataagcaatttaaaatatatccataaatctaataaaaattataattctggcaccaattattattcaataatactaGAAAATAAAAGCTATTACGAGCCGAGCTGGATGCAATTGCtccttttcatttattaataatattatatctccacaaacgtttcgaccattCGGGTTGTGGTCATCCTCAGTGTGTTGAATTACAattccattaaaattattttattcattattcttACATACTATTTGTTTATACAAGTTAGTCCGCCAAttgtttacaaatttacattaaaattataaatttgatcaTCTACAGTCTTGCTATTTAAATCTACTGTGTACTCCgtctttgtaattttgatTCTTTTCAAACAATCAGTCcatatctatttataaattaagcgTCACCTTGTGATtacttcaaattaatttactccAAATTAGAAAGATCAAAAACaacatatagaaaaaaaaaacgaaaaagatCCGAGAAACCACatatttccataaaatttatcatccataatatttcttgataaaaCTGTATGATATGAAGAATAAATTCTTGTCAAACTTGATAAAATGtcgttatatataaaataagtaacttGTGACTTTCATAGTGGAGCTGAGTGTCATTGCTAAGAGAAAGACTAGATATGCAGTGTAAACCCAAAAACTTATGGTGGGGAGAAAAGGAGAAGGATGAAATTGTCGAGAGGAGAGGAATTTTGAAGGCagttaacataaaaaattgttagataggaaatttttttattactggCAAATACGTGTTAGGAAAGAATTCCGTAtcgctttatttattaaggCCTGAAATTTGTCTCTTTATATGAATCATCTCGGAAgtcttttattataagatgGCTCTTTGTCTAATATTTCCACCTTGTTCCAATTGAAAtcgtgtgaaaaaaaaaaataaatttcact is part of the Linepithema humile isolate Giens D197 chromosome 3, Lhum_UNIL_v1.0, whole genome shotgun sequence genome and harbors:
- the LOC105676638 gene encoding uncharacterized protein, giving the protein MMEVQQQHSPVGVGPLDFSRRGVAEASAFRVVKPKQPASALVHQQPLPPETNNNENLQENPQIPIDVEGGCNVRLMFPRLWAPFGNATEVTNLPPLPKSHSERLSFGVGRLVGSPATRSPSPSQSPCPDSPPPERRDAEVDVDVGEEEVDVDVEEVGDEDDHEGTSSPPRSSSTPSPSPVSVATSPVSHPPKKSGDSFSVSALLRPDPPSAHLQNASPHRETASLGAHPPPPGSSILYPPLHLQGGLLPPHPHHPLSYLHPQLLPHHLLPPHLHPLLRGVHPGHPGLHSTHTAHGLHHPHPLGDVYSCVKCDKMFSTPHGLEVHARRSHNGKRPFACELCNKTFGHEISLTQHRAVHSAEKVFECKQCGKAFKRSSTLSTHLLIHSDTRPYPCQFCGKRFHQKSDMKKHTYIHTGEKPHKCQVCGKAFSQSSNLITHSRKHTGFKPFACELCGRAFQRKVDLRRHRETQHADLNASHRPPIGSIPGQNSLPSGNPPMMQ